A stretch of Crossiella cryophila DNA encodes these proteins:
- a CDS encoding GNAT family N-acetyltransferase, translating to MAIVLGRPDLDGLSEAVHALRDWQYEGAPMQLHPGDLGWYWRLGAEATAAAVRTWRRDGHLLAVGLLDGPELLRLTIAPTAQRDAELARQLVADLTDPARGVLPAGKVCLEAPTAPLVHDLLSAGGWQADEPWTPLHRDLAEPVPEPRPGLRIEVIGPERAHIQAAVLRSAFDSARFTEERWHGMASGLPYADARCLVAWDDQDTAVAAVTVWAAGPGRPGVLEPMGVHRDHRGRGHGTAISLAAASALRGLGSSSAIVCTPTANAGAVATYTSAGFRPLPERLDLCRDA from the coding sequence ATGGCGATCGTGCTGGGCAGGCCGGACCTCGACGGGCTGAGCGAGGCCGTGCACGCGTTGCGGGACTGGCAGTACGAGGGCGCGCCGATGCAACTGCACCCCGGCGACCTGGGCTGGTACTGGCGGCTCGGCGCCGAGGCCACGGCCGCGGCGGTGCGGACCTGGCGCCGGGACGGGCACCTGCTCGCCGTCGGACTGTTGGACGGGCCCGAGTTGCTGCGGCTGACCATCGCGCCGACGGCGCAACGGGACGCGGAGCTGGCGCGACAACTCGTCGCCGACCTGACCGACCCGGCGCGCGGTGTGCTGCCAGCGGGCAAGGTCTGCCTCGAAGCACCCACCGCCCCACTGGTCCACGACCTGCTCTCCGCCGGCGGCTGGCAGGCCGACGAGCCGTGGACGCCGTTGCACCGCGACCTCGCCGAGCCGGTGCCGGAGCCGCGGCCGGGCCTGCGGATCGAGGTGATCGGGCCGGAGCGGGCGCACATCCAGGCCGCCGTGCTCCGGTCCGCCTTCGACAGCGCCAGGTTCACCGAGGAGCGCTGGCACGGGATGGCGTCCGGACTGCCCTACGCCGACGCGCGGTGCCTGGTCGCCTGGGACGACCAGGACACCGCGGTGGCGGCGGTGACGGTGTGGGCGGCGGGGCCGGGCAGGCCGGGGGTGCTGGAGCCGATGGGGGTGCACCGGGACCATCGCGGTCGCGGTCACGGCACCGCTATCAGTCTCGCCGCGGCGAGCGCACTGCGTGGACTGGGCTCCAGCAGCGCGATCGTGTGCACCCCGACCGCCAACGCCGGCGCGGTCGCCACCTACACCTCGGCCGGTTTCCGGCCCCTGCCCGAACGTCTGGACCTGTGCCGGGACGCCTAG
- a CDS encoding erythromycin esterase family protein, protein MSPEPQPDQLTTTLANHTIPLHSTDPGQALDDLTPLVTALDGVRVVGLGEATHGTREFFTLKHRLVEFLVTQLGFTVFAIEAGWSSCRAVDDYVVHGTGSAAEVLAKLGYWTWDTEEVLALIEWLRAHNADLPLDQRVRFRGVDPVLERAGTEAIAGYLDTVDSDRAIAFRQAVKALRVEFTKLSVGRIISETFRQLWRKIPGVRPGAAQSEVLAARAVVAETVAWLAAHPADDDGWREAEWHGWAVDRAAEIRTLPTLGQAGGHLRDRTMAEALRRILAEPDARAMVWAHNGHLAAATRSSKEAALGAELRDWLGDGYYALALVTNEGGFQAMKLGTSELAEFELDPAEAGTLEWQLAQAGGDHLVDLRGAGADPVVREWLDGKQRMRAYGSVIGFWPALKKETVAVRLGAEFDGIAYLARTTRARPRTGQAGRKSGADSRSGGV, encoded by the coding sequence ATGTCACCTGAGCCCCAGCCCGACCAGCTCACCACCACCCTGGCCAACCACACCATCCCCTTGCACAGCACCGACCCCGGCCAAGCCCTCGACGATCTGACCCCCCTCGTCACCGCCCTCGACGGCGTCCGGGTCGTCGGGCTCGGCGAGGCCACCCACGGCACCCGCGAGTTCTTCACCCTCAAACACCGCCTGGTCGAATTCCTGGTGACCCAGCTGGGATTCACCGTGTTCGCCATCGAGGCGGGCTGGTCCTCCTGCCGCGCCGTGGACGACTACGTGGTGCACGGCACCGGTTCCGCCGCCGAGGTCCTGGCCAAGCTCGGCTACTGGACCTGGGACACCGAGGAGGTCCTGGCGCTGATCGAATGGCTGCGGGCGCACAACGCGGACCTGCCCCTCGACCAGCGCGTGCGTTTCCGTGGCGTGGACCCGGTGCTGGAACGTGCGGGCACCGAGGCGATCGCCGGGTATCTGGACACAGTGGACAGTGACCGGGCCATCGCGTTCCGGCAGGCGGTCAAGGCGTTGCGGGTGGAGTTCACCAAGCTCAGCGTGGGGCGGATCATCAGCGAGACCTTCCGGCAGCTGTGGCGGAAGATCCCCGGGGTGCGGCCGGGGGCCGCCCAGTCCGAGGTGCTCGCGGCGCGGGCGGTGGTGGCGGAGACGGTGGCTTGGCTGGCCGCGCATCCTGCCGACGATGACGGGTGGCGGGAGGCGGAATGGCATGGCTGGGCGGTGGATCGGGCCGCGGAGATCCGGACCTTGCCGACGCTGGGACAGGCCGGGGGGCACCTGCGGGATCGGACCATGGCCGAGGCGTTGCGGCGGATTCTGGCCGAGCCCGATGCTCGGGCGATGGTGTGGGCGCACAACGGGCATCTGGCCGCGGCCACCCGGTCCAGCAAGGAGGCCGCGCTCGGTGCTGAGCTGCGGGATTGGCTGGGGGATGGTTACTACGCGCTCGCGTTGGTGACCAATGAGGGTGGGTTCCAGGCCATGAAGCTGGGGACCAGTGAGTTGGCCGAGTTCGAGCTGGATCCGGCCGAGGCCGGCACCCTGGAATGGCAGCTCGCGCAGGCTGGGGGTGATCATTTGGTGGATCTGCGGGGCGCGGGGGCCGATCCGGTGGTGCGGGAGTGGCTGGACGGGAAGCAGCGGATGCGGGCCTATGGGTCGGTGATCGGGTTCTGGCCCGCGTTGAAGAAGGAGACCGTGGCCGTGCGGCTGGGTGCGGAGTTCGACGGCATCGCCTACCTGGCCCGCACCACCCGCGCGCGGCCGCGTACCGGCCAGGCCGGCCGGAAATCGGGTGCGGACAGTCGGTCCGGTGGTGTCTGA
- a CDS encoding LysR family transcriptional regulator, with protein sequence MPDPEIRELRYFRAVAEDLNITRAAERLGIAQPPLSRAMRQLEHRLGLALFDRTGPRLTLTEAGEVLLKEAALVLGALEAAVRRTRRAAQSGRGLVVTAYPGVATELLHRLKTRFAADPTAPQIEVLLSEFGAQADLVRDGSADIAIASCVNTHSLDTEPLHTEPRVAALPASHRLAHRPTLTTADLATEPAPRWRDPATIDRDYWLGNPDRPADGPVVRDSAQLLEVVALGEAVALVPGSLAARNVRPDVVYRPVLDAAPYRTLVLWPGGSRSPWVARFVRMALELAGEWEV encoded by the coding sequence ATGCCCGACCCGGAAATCCGCGAACTGCGCTACTTCCGCGCCGTCGCCGAGGACCTCAACATCACCCGTGCGGCGGAACGCCTCGGCATCGCCCAACCCCCGCTGTCCCGGGCCATGCGCCAACTCGAACACCGCCTCGGCCTGGCCCTGTTCGACCGCACCGGCCCCCGCCTGACCCTGACCGAGGCCGGCGAGGTCCTGCTCAAGGAAGCCGCCCTGGTGCTCGGTGCGCTGGAGGCAGCGGTCCGCCGAACCCGCCGCGCGGCCCAGTCCGGCCGAGGTCTCGTGGTCACCGCCTACCCGGGCGTCGCCACCGAGTTGTTGCACCGGCTCAAGACCCGGTTCGCCGCCGACCCGACCGCCCCGCAGATCGAAGTCCTGCTCAGCGAGTTCGGCGCCCAGGCCGACCTGGTCCGAGATGGCAGCGCGGACATCGCCATCGCCTCCTGCGTCAACACCCACAGCCTGGACACCGAACCCCTGCACACCGAACCCCGCGTCGCCGCCCTCCCCGCATCGCACCGCCTGGCCCACCGACCCACCCTGACCACCGCCGACCTGGCCACCGAACCCGCACCCCGCTGGCGCGACCCGGCCACCATCGACCGCGATTACTGGCTGGGCAACCCGGACCGCCCGGCTGATGGCCCGGTGGTGCGGGACAGCGCGCAGTTGCTGGAGGTGGTCGCGCTGGGGGAGGCGGTGGCGTTGGTGCCTGGTTCGCTGGCGGCGCGGAATGTGCGGCCGGATGTGGTTTATCGGCCGGTGTTGGATGCGGCGCCTTATCGGACGTTGGTGCTTTGGCCTGGGGGGAGTCGGTCGCCGTGGGTTGCTCGGTTTGTGCGGATGGCGCTGGAGTTGGCGGGGGAGTGGGAGGTCTGA
- a CDS encoding SDR family NAD(P)-dependent oxidoreductase, whose amino-acid sequence MQANDVALVTGANKGIGREIVRQLALQGYTVFLGARDVERGQAAVAELLASPGESGGDIRFVRLDVTDGDSVRAAVGLIESRVGRLDVLVNNAGIVVEWGVRAEEVTAAQVREVFEVNVFGVVALTSACVPLLRRSGNPRIVNMSSGLGSLGLLSDPASPFSARELLAYSASKAALNALTLGYADALRADGIKVNATSPGLVRTDGNAAATFPRGERGPAEGAVVPVGLATLPADGPTGVFRGPDALDQTIPW is encoded by the coding sequence ATGCAGGCGAATGACGTAGCGCTGGTGACCGGTGCCAACAAGGGCATCGGTCGGGAGATCGTCCGGCAGCTCGCCCTCCAGGGGTACACCGTCTTCCTCGGTGCCCGGGATGTGGAACGGGGGCAGGCGGCGGTGGCGGAATTGCTGGCGTCGCCGGGGGAATCCGGCGGGGACATCCGGTTCGTGCGGCTCGATGTGACCGACGGGGACTCGGTTCGGGCGGCCGTTGGCCTAATCGAAAGCCGGGTGGGGCGGCTGGATGTGCTGGTCAACAACGCGGGGATCGTGGTCGAGTGGGGTGTCCGGGCCGAGGAGGTCACGGCGGCGCAGGTTCGCGAGGTGTTCGAGGTCAACGTGTTCGGCGTGGTCGCGCTGACCTCGGCCTGTGTGCCGCTGCTGCGGCGGTCCGGGAATCCGCGGATCGTGAACATGTCCAGCGGGCTCGGCTCGCTCGGCCTGCTCAGCGACCCGGCGAGTCCGTTCTCCGCCAGGGAACTGCTCGCCTACAGCGCCTCCAAGGCCGCGCTCAACGCGCTGACCCTGGGCTACGCCGACGCCCTGCGCGCGGACGGCATCAAGGTCAACGCGACCAGCCCCGGCCTGGTGCGGACCGACGGCAACGCCGCCGCGACCTTCCCCCGCGGCGAGCGCGGTCCGGCCGAGGGCGCCGTGGTCCCGGTCGGGCTCGCCACCCTGCCCGCGGACGGTCCCACCGGTGTTTTCCGCGGCCCGGATGCCCTGGACCAGACCATCCCCTGGTGA
- a CDS encoding lytic polysaccharide monooxygenase produces the protein MKLRRFLAMATAAIGITPFLLVVLPASSAFAHGYISSPPSRQAQCAQGTVPCGPIKYEPQSVEGPKGLRSCSGGNAPFADLDDDGKGWRATSVGNSVTFTWTFTARHRTRDYEYYLNGQRVALVDGGNVQPPPTVSHTVNLGGATGRQKLLAIWNIGDTPMAFYACVDLQIGGGGTPTTSPTTSTTTRTTTTTPPPGGTWAANTAYQVGSQVTYNGSTYRCTLAHTSLPGWEPPNTPALWQQV, from the coding sequence ATGAAGCTCAGACGTTTCCTCGCCATGGCCACGGCCGCCATCGGCATCACCCCGTTCCTGCTCGTGGTCCTGCCCGCGAGTTCGGCCTTCGCGCACGGCTACATCTCCTCCCCGCCCAGTCGGCAGGCCCAGTGCGCGCAGGGCACCGTGCCCTGTGGGCCGATCAAGTACGAACCGCAGAGCGTGGAGGGCCCCAAGGGACTGCGCAGTTGCAGTGGCGGCAACGCGCCCTTCGCCGACCTCGACGATGACGGCAAGGGCTGGCGGGCGACCTCGGTCGGCAACTCGGTGACCTTCACCTGGACCTTCACCGCCCGGCACCGCACCCGCGACTACGAGTACTACCTCAACGGCCAGCGGGTCGCGCTGGTCGACGGCGGCAACGTGCAACCACCGCCGACCGTCTCGCACACGGTGAACCTGGGTGGCGCGACCGGCAGGCAGAAGCTGCTGGCGATCTGGAACATCGGCGACACGCCCATGGCCTTCTACGCCTGTGTCGACCTGCAGATCGGCGGCGGTGGCACGCCCACCACCAGTCCGACCACCAGCACCACCACCCGCACCACGACCACGACCCCGCCACCCGGCGGGACCTGGGCGGCCAACACCGCCTACCAGGTGGGCAGCCAGGTCACCTACAACGGCTCGACCTACCGCTGCACGCTGGCGCACACCTCGCTGCCCGGCTGGGAACCGCCCAACACCCCCGCCCTGTGGCAACAGGTCTGA
- a CDS encoding DUF305 domain-containing protein — MNRATLVPILLGALVFAGCASPGPGPTAPPSSSNRVAAPTAAGADHNDADVMFLQMMIPHHGQAVEIARLAKTKATRKEIRELAAAVEATQVSEAESMTAWLRAWGKPTEADSDPNAHAHHGGMPATSKDVIDALAKGGPSFDRDAVNVLTGHQHGAVEMARTELKDGRNPQAKQLADRIVQSRTAQIQQLLTLLGQS; from the coding sequence GTGAACCGTGCCACGCTCGTCCCGATCCTGTTGGGCGCGTTGGTGTTCGCCGGGTGCGCGAGCCCCGGACCCGGCCCGACCGCACCGCCGTCGTCGTCGAACCGGGTCGCCGCACCCACTGCCGCGGGCGCGGACCACAACGACGCCGACGTGATGTTCCTGCAGATGATGATCCCGCACCACGGGCAGGCGGTGGAGATCGCGCGGCTGGCCAAGACCAAGGCCACCCGCAAGGAGATCCGGGAACTGGCCGCGGCGGTGGAGGCGACCCAGGTCAGCGAGGCGGAGAGCATGACCGCCTGGCTGCGGGCCTGGGGCAAGCCGACCGAGGCGGACAGCGATCCGAACGCGCACGCCCACCACGGCGGCATGCCCGCGACCTCCAAGGACGTGATCGACGCACTGGCCAAGGGCGGTCCGAGCTTCGACCGGGACGCGGTCAACGTGCTGACCGGGCATCAGCACGGCGCGGTGGAGATGGCCCGCACCGAACTCAAGGACGGGCGCAACCCGCAGGCCAAGCAGCTGGCGGACCGGATCGTGCAGTCCCGCACCGCACAGATCCAGCAGCTGCTGACCCTGCTCGGCCAGTCCTAA
- a CDS encoding serine hydrolase domain-containing protein, with translation MINGDRELAQRAQELLGRRHPVFAVATVRPGTTSVACVGAELTADFEIGSISKGVTGLLYADALDREQIASATTLGDLLPLGQAPAAALTLAAVSTHHSGLPRLAATGSTLRKSIALWRHGTNPYGETLNELLACLDRVQPGKPRFRYSNLGYELLGHALARAARTSYPDLLRRRVTEPLGLERFYVPATPYEIRTGAVAGRSRSGRPRAPWTGEAVGPAGGIRASIQDMAKLTAALLDGSAPGMAALDPVTDLAGPRVRIGAAWFTQLHQDREVTWHNGGTGGFRSWLGLDRAAATGVVLLSATAASVDRAGLSLLSRLSS, from the coding sequence GTGATCAATGGTGACCGGGAACTGGCACAACGGGCACAGGAGCTGCTGGGCAGGCGGCACCCGGTCTTCGCCGTGGCCACCGTCCGGCCAGGCACGACCAGTGTGGCCTGCGTAGGCGCGGAGCTGACCGCCGACTTCGAGATCGGCTCGATCAGCAAGGGCGTCACCGGCCTGCTCTACGCCGACGCCCTGGACCGCGAGCAGATCGCCTCCGCCACCACCCTCGGTGACCTGCTGCCACTGGGCCAGGCCCCGGCCGCCGCGCTCACCCTGGCCGCGGTCAGCACGCACCACTCCGGCCTGCCCCGGCTGGCCGCCACCGGTTCCACGCTGCGCAAGTCGATCGCGCTGTGGCGACACGGCACCAACCCCTACGGCGAAACGCTCAACGAGCTGCTCGCCTGCCTCGACCGCGTCCAGCCCGGCAAACCCCGCTTCCGCTACTCCAACCTCGGCTACGAACTGCTCGGCCACGCCCTGGCCCGCGCGGCCAGGACCAGCTACCCCGACCTGCTCCGCCGCCGAGTCACCGAACCCCTTGGCCTGGAACGCTTCTACGTGCCCGCCACGCCGTATGAGATCCGCACCGGAGCCGTGGCGGGCCGCAGCAGGTCCGGACGGCCACGCGCGCCGTGGACCGGCGAGGCGGTCGGCCCCGCAGGCGGCATCCGGGCCTCGATCCAGGACATGGCGAAGCTGACCGCCGCACTGCTGGACGGTTCCGCGCCCGGGATGGCCGCGCTGGACCCGGTGACCGACCTGGCCGGTCCCCGGGTCCGCATCGGCGCCGCCTGGTTCACCCAGCTGCACCAGGACCGCGAGGTCACCTGGCACAACGGCGGCACCGGCGGCTTCCGCAGCTGGCTCGGCCTGGACCGAGCCGCGGCCACCGGCGTGGTGCTGCTGTCAGCGACCGCGGCCTCAGTAGACCGCGCCGGACTCTCCTTGCTGTCCAGGCTTTCCAGCTAG
- a CDS encoding tannase/feruloyl esterase family alpha/beta hydrolase, with the protein MRRNLAVAVLTLALAATSLPIAQARTASCAGLVGVTIPARLIGLPSSGGEVTAAQLIPPAGPLGEYCRVEAAIHPVDPAAPDIQFRLGLPTRWNHKAMMFGGGGYNGTIPDIAGNVPFGPADQPGPLARGYATFAGDSGHQAAPDFQPTRSLDGSFGRNDEALRNFAGDALKKTRDAAGFVIAQHYSGARPVHSYFAGGSTGGREALAVAQRWPTDFDGVISAYPAWNAASLDLFFGYQAQVMSQPGAFPGPAKQSLLHRAVLNACDGADGLRDGVVSNEAGCEFDPRVLRCPDGADHGEFCLSDKQIQAVTAISEPLRWNYRIASGERGYPGFPFLSGATMSTALLGLGRQAPANPMPKTSGYGVQFWDQWVRHFITRDPAHNPLAIDPRRPGPWRQRISELSALQDINNPDLRPFARAGGKLILVHGTADELVSHRSTVDYFTRVQRTMGEHNVRGFARFYLVPGANHANVTLAFAAGWDSLTALENWVEGHRPPRHPVVSDKNPAAAGRTRPLCESPSWPRYRGGDPNAARSFECARPDR; encoded by the coding sequence ATGCGAAGGAACCTCGCCGTTGCGGTGCTGACGCTGGCACTGGCCGCGACCTCGCTCCCGATCGCGCAAGCGCGCACCGCCAGTTGCGCCGGACTGGTCGGCGTCACGATCCCGGCGCGGTTGATCGGCCTGCCCAGCTCGGGCGGCGAAGTCACCGCCGCGCAACTGATCCCGCCCGCCGGGCCGCTCGGCGAGTACTGCCGGGTCGAGGCCGCCATCCACCCGGTGGATCCCGCCGCCCCGGACATCCAGTTCCGGCTCGGCCTGCCAACCCGGTGGAACCACAAGGCGATGATGTTCGGCGGCGGCGGATACAACGGCACCATCCCCGACATCGCGGGCAACGTGCCGTTCGGACCCGCCGACCAGCCCGGCCCACTCGCTCGCGGCTACGCGACCTTCGCCGGCGACTCCGGCCACCAGGCCGCACCCGACTTCCAGCCGACCCGGTCCCTGGACGGTTCCTTCGGCCGCAACGACGAAGCCCTGCGCAACTTCGCCGGCGACGCACTCAAGAAGACCCGCGACGCGGCCGGATTCGTTATCGCCCAGCACTATTCCGGCGCGCGTCCGGTGCACAGCTACTTCGCCGGCGGCTCCACCGGCGGCCGCGAGGCCCTGGCCGTCGCCCAGCGCTGGCCCACCGACTTCGACGGCGTCATCTCCGCCTACCCGGCCTGGAACGCCGCCAGCCTGGACCTGTTCTTCGGTTACCAGGCCCAGGTGATGTCCCAACCGGGCGCGTTTCCCGGTCCGGCCAAGCAATCCCTGCTACACCGCGCGGTGCTCAACGCCTGCGACGGCGCGGACGGACTGCGTGACGGCGTGGTGTCGAACGAGGCGGGATGCGAGTTCGACCCACGTGTACTGCGCTGCCCCGACGGCGCTGATCACGGCGAATTCTGCTTGTCCGACAAGCAGATCCAGGCGGTGACCGCGATCTCCGAGCCATTGCGGTGGAACTACCGGATCGCCAGCGGCGAACGGGGTTATCCGGGATTCCCGTTCCTGTCCGGCGCGACCATGTCCACCGCGCTGCTCGGTCTGGGCAGGCAGGCCCCGGCCAACCCGATGCCCAAGACCAGCGGGTACGGCGTCCAGTTCTGGGACCAGTGGGTGCGGCACTTCATCACCAGGGACCCCGCGCACAACCCACTCGCCATCGATCCCCGCCGGCCCGGTCCGTGGCGGCAACGCATCAGCGAGCTGTCGGCCTTGCAGGACATCAACAATCCCGACCTGCGCCCGTTCGCCCGCGCCGGTGGCAAGCTGATCCTGGTGCACGGCACCGCGGACGAACTGGTCAGCCATCGGTCCACAGTGGACTATTTCACTCGCGTGCAGCGAACCATGGGCGAGCACAACGTACGCGGCTTCGCCCGGTTCTACCTGGTGCCGGGAGCCAACCACGCCAACGTCACCCTCGCCTTCGCCGCGGGCTGGGATTCGCTGACCGCCCTGGAGAACTGGGTGGAAGGCCACCGGCCGCCGCGGCATCCGGTGGTCAGCGACAAGAACCCCGCCGCCGCCGGTCGCACCCGCCCGCTGTGCGAATCCCCGTCCTGGCCCCGGTATCGCGGCGGCGACCCCAACGCCGCCCGCAGCTTCGAGTGCGCCCGGCCCGATCGCTAG
- a CDS encoding extracellular catalytic domain type 1 short-chain-length polyhydroxyalkanoate depolymerase yields MPNRRPVTQVLTALAAVALFLITLPRPASAAALPEVIGFGSNPGNLQMFRYVPAGLPPGRPVVVALHGCTQTAAAYANTGWPQLAECGRFTVVFPQQRSANNLNLCFNWFEPGDTRRDAGEALSVKQMVDKAKQDNGSSTAYVTGLSAGGAMTAVLLATYPEVFAGGGIIAGIPYQCATSVLTAFGCMNPGRDLTPAQWGDRVRAASPHTRPRPKVSIWQGSADFTVAARNATELVEQWTNVNGTDQIPDRTDTVAGYPHRVYGDAVEQFTITGMGHGQPADPGSGPAQCGTAGAYLLDVNICAAHHLTRFWGL; encoded by the coding sequence ATGCCGAATCGCCGTCCCGTCACCCAGGTGCTCACGGCATTGGCCGCCGTCGCACTGTTCCTGATCACCCTGCCCCGTCCGGCCAGCGCGGCGGCACTGCCCGAGGTCATCGGGTTCGGCAGCAATCCCGGCAACCTGCAGATGTTCCGCTACGTGCCGGCCGGGTTGCCGCCGGGACGTCCGGTGGTGGTGGCACTGCACGGCTGCACGCAGACCGCCGCCGCCTACGCGAACACCGGCTGGCCGCAACTGGCCGAGTGCGGCAGGTTCACCGTGGTCTTCCCGCAGCAACGCTCGGCGAACAACCTCAACCTGTGCTTCAACTGGTTCGAGCCGGGCGACACCCGCCGCGACGCGGGCGAAGCCCTGTCGGTCAAGCAGATGGTCGACAAGGCCAAGCAGGACAACGGTTCCAGCACCGCCTACGTCACCGGCCTGTCCGCGGGTGGCGCGATGACCGCGGTGCTGCTCGCCACCTACCCCGAGGTGTTCGCCGGTGGCGGCATCATCGCCGGGATCCCCTACCAGTGCGCCACTTCGGTGCTCACCGCCTTCGGCTGCATGAACCCCGGCCGCGACCTCACCCCGGCCCAGTGGGGCGACCGGGTGCGCGCGGCCAGCCCGCACACCCGCCCCCGGCCGAAAGTGTCCATCTGGCAGGGCAGTGCGGACTTCACCGTGGCCGCGCGCAACGCCACCGAGCTGGTGGAGCAGTGGACCAATGTCAATGGCACCGACCAGATCCCGGACCGCACCGACACCGTCGCGGGCTACCCGCACCGGGTCTACGGCGATGCCGTGGAGCAGTTCACCATCACCGGCATGGGCCACGGCCAGCCCGCGGACCCGGGCAGCGGCCCGGCCCAGTGCGGCACGGCGGGCGCGTACCTGCTGGACGTCAACATCTGCGCCGCCCACCACCTGACCCGATTCTGGGGTCTCTAG
- a CDS encoding WXG100-like domain-containing protein, producing MVRARRGARIGGLTALAHRLPEPADARPWPPVRAPSGWPETNEDAMRELATAWQGAGGKFTDAHRNRGAGSRGQRIRPAAHRVRRRRTAGGTG from the coding sequence CTGGTTCGAGCACGACGGGGTGCACGGATCGGAGGGCTTACTGCCCTGGCACACCGACTTCCTGAACCCGCCGACGCGCGACCCTGGCCGCCGGTCCGGGCGCCCAGCGGCTGGCCGGAGACCAACGAGGACGCCATGCGCGAGCTGGCCACCGCCTGGCAGGGCGCGGGCGGCAAGTTCACCGACGCTCACCGGAACCGTGGTGCAGGCAGCCGCGGCCAACGAATCCGGCCTGCTGCTCATCGAGTTCGACGACGCCGTACTGCGGGTGGAACCGGATGA